The sequence GCAGCTGTTTCATTAACTTCATCCATCTGAATCACAATGCCTTCTCCGGGATCAAGCGTTACAGTCGTGGCTGTAATTTTAACCCCTATATCACCGGTGCTGCTCCCGGGCACAAAAATCTTTGTTTCATTTTTAACAACATCCGTTGCTATATTTACTGATTCTCCGCCATCGAGATTGATATTAGCTGCGTTTGCAATAAGGGCTACAGAACTTTCATTAAAATCCGGCGTATCTACAGTAGTCTCATCCCCGGAAATTCCCAATATAATAGCATTTTTATGACCAAGCTGAATAGTAACATTATCTGTATAAATACCCATGTCGCCATTTACACTCTGAACAAGCGTTTTATCCCCCTCTTCCCCTTTAATCCAGACATTTTTTCCTCTATCCATTTTCACGGTAAAGGATCCATCATGCTTTGAAATCTCTACCTCTCCTTCTTCATTGGAAAATTGCATGTCTCCGCGAGAATCGACATACATGGAAACAGTCGTCCCTCTAATGCCTGCGACGGCCACTTTCGATTCAAAAGAGGTCCACATCCCTCTCACTTTTCTTACATTGGCCCAAAGCTTGCCAAAAGACACCTTTATATTTCTGTTCATATAAGACAAATCTATAAATCCGAAGAGTTTCTTCCTGGTGGGTCTCTCTTCAATTGAAAGTGATGAGTTCTCGCTAATTTTCATGAGGCTTCCATCATTAAATGTCAACTCTGCACTCCCGGCAAGTGTTTTAATTTCATCTCCATTAAAAAGCGTTACTCCAGGTTTCTTGACTCTTAGCCACTTACCTTTTGCGCGGTAAGGACTCTTGATCCTTACCTCTCCCTTTACATTGGAAAAGCTGGCAATCTCTTCTGCCGCAAAAGATTTGCCGGACCCTGCGTGAAGGGCAATAAGTAATGTGAGCACCGTAATAATTACCGATTTCCTGTTGACAAACATGGCCATTACCTCCTTAATCAGATTTATCACTTTGAAGAAGTATTAGTCCTTTTTAAAAACCGATATAACTAATCCACCTTTGACAGGCACTAAATCGTAATCCATGTTTATCCCTTCTTCAAGATCAATAACAATCCTCGTTACACCGGCCTCATAATGAACACGAATTTTTTTAACTACTGAT comes from Deltaproteobacteria bacterium and encodes:
- a CDS encoding FecR domain-containing protein, translating into MAMFVNRKSVIITVLTLLIALHAGSGKSFAAEEIASFSNVKGEVRIKSPYRAKGKWLRVKKPGVTLFNGDEIKTLAGSAELTFNDGSLMKISENSSLSIEERPTRKKLFGFIDLSYMNRNIKVSFGKLWANVRKVRGMWTSFESKVAVAGIRGTTVSMYVDSRGDMQFSNEEGEVEISKHDGSFTVKMDRGKNVWIKGEEGDKTLVQSVNGDMGIYTDNVTIQLGHKNAIILGISGDETTVDTPDFNESSVALIANAANINLDGGESVNIATDVVKNETKIFVPGSSTGDIGVKITATTVTLDPGEGIVIQMDEVNETAAISILQSKDGVYIFNEDGRTYNLGPEDRMEVRTWDYTPEKVEPQYDPIVPPPPVEAGPASPVGP